The following are encoded in a window of Megalopta genalis isolate 19385.01 chromosome 6, iyMegGena1_principal, whole genome shotgun sequence genomic DNA:
- the gukh gene encoding NHS actin remodeling regulator GUK-holder isoform X2 encodes MCRSPRGRIMPFVLRKVEPRYLCRGHVPTGSVPQGWPVGAELEAVSNGALTVSLKQLASLLTTAENIFADLTAELTAVADRSSRLRQRIDKVEERLALVDPKKIPVPESDICTFSARTEHFHVNNKPSSSLFTSNTRPKALTELYEAAAIVAVRGLDSLRRDGSSVDMFLCTPVLGKRRRDQSLDIESRIPAVIEDLRRWTSTEALGDVTVPPDCMSRILGDTTDDDAVDHKLPSPEEQVQAVALKFPAEIVAVDVSGKGFERMSMRRRSLLSGPENQETAVKRRSRLRRPRGKRRNTIAGTDQKEIRQAIGGETIDEDADGTISNIASRTQRSASTDILGSSKKDSSTEKKSHFNTLKAWGMSRLKLISPKSNNQQQEQPGTAAAVTARRRKDKSHERKPSSSSSSGKSVASIPVSVPTAEKQPGVKLRESAVQRRERRKGSNRDDPPHSSSGNWSASSESGRASIGSETTTTTHQPRSTTTASIGTSSTSLNHVRRFKGRDTSASSSVTSEGTLTPDIIQDIAVVPFSDDGETSSVYSCDTEGYYTSFHVDSGLKTLREEEPVLQTSSMKTNDVSSDLTSPTVENEYELFGRGSTSTTTSSAGTVCTALLAPPPPERKSSLTVVAMVHGQNQNGGESPDSGHNTSSSPVESASSPACTGRSCSEFEYSESSDLEGCERIERIRSKTAINASRIPSMCVITPPGSDDELARESEQTGKSTENRKQDIQAGGSVLMSATVGTSKMEVINGQDKNMYATVQVLPSPVNDRPTVGQASVKINPLSGVLGKLRGVLPGRKHVPKNSVQDQGNADSGDYVTIADVRNNNDKRQEPGTNSSTAPAWSPVLYANSDIFKKDAEYVSLNELPKKPTSSLERKRQGARVTLDSEGKVVYTSDSLKRRKGAHSTFNPGPFVREGVSPSPSPLLHRATPNVRAVTKTNDAVDGPTKLTPPTSPQLGKLIIRAARSPERASSPDYVRTPSTVVGPTSPTTAHRQVRGAYVNMQEDEDNTLLAIDSVPPHGIIQPPSYDSPPKPKDCKKEHKIQDALKNAQTAPGQLTQCEKQQQQQQQQQQQNHGPQGYHQEQMVYDPQQNAYNNNKAANWEYQRACKQRQIVSMHNARNQQYCASGRHAASHQFYTLPSRRPRRDVEPPRSVTPDITRGLGHGSLSAMHMYAMHGQFESQVDLHGKHLEHFDANTRAMANRQQPAIVDVRNRFATPLGLTALGYRFFGSSPVRDPVTKTSSADALQHNPISPTRQSHENSFATSTPIGRTMPTIADRMALIGSTNCPSPTPNSGRSTPTNLVLSPTKSTMSNEELFAAIHKSKKRLNIKDDGDSPTPYGSTKSIAKLPPGNRHSWSSDIQKSPVILQNVQSSSPGTSRLDFKRLLLQQSVKSGPTRLSAAEQLKLSRQQQSQQQQSSPTTPHTTPLAKVLSPRSVWRFQTPRTDVLSSTIIEDTAAEEKAMKPSPENTSPISRLNARRQIDLCSDLLGHLSSSNPRSSVADHSDDVLPLDGVGRFDATTMKEIETYGRRQEPATRDGALSAGDNCPTVHPQTGTDRNASPVQCVSDAYSEHSAVNPAIQYSYNGTQLTPSCQKAINAFESRRISNQLARAQFLAGTPSTGNHGGQNTTYVRQIFRARSESPQNIVPQNVPRSPSAPTLETAL; translated from the exons AGAACCGAGCATTTCCATGTGAACAACAAGCCATCGTCGTCGCTGTTCACGTCGAACACAAGACCGAAGGCGCTAACAGAGCTGTACGAAGCGGCTGCTATCGTCGCTGTCAGAGGTCTGGATAGTCTGAGAAGGGATGGCAGTTCCGTGGATATGTTCCTGTGCACGCCCGTCCTTGGCAAGAGGCGGCGGGACCAAAGTCTCGACATCGAATCCAGAATC CCGGCCGTTATCGAAGATCTACGCAGATGGACGTCCACGGAGGCGCTCGGGGACGTTACTGTACCACCGGATTGCATGTCCAGGATCCTGGGAGACACGACCGACGACGATGCCGTCGATCACAAACTACCCAGCCCGGAAGAACAGGTTCAAGCCGTCGCTCTCAA GTTCCCAGCTGAGATCGTGGCGGTGGACGTCAGTGGAAAAGGATTCGAAAGAATGTCGATGAGAAGAAGATCTTTGCTATCCGGTCCAGAGAATCAGGAAACAGCTGTGAAAAGACGATCGCGCCTTCGTAGACCCAGAGGGAAGAGACGAAATACGATCGCTGGTACCGATCAGAAGGAAATACGACAGGCAATCGGAGG AGAGACGATCGACGAGGACGCGGACGGAACGATATCGAACATAGCGTCGCGGACGCAGCGATCGGCGAGCACGGACATATTGGGCTCGTCGAAGAAGGATTCGTCGACGGAGAAGAAGTCCCATTTCAACACCTTGAAAGCGTGGGGCATGTCCCGGCTGAAGCTGATCAGCCCGAAATCGAACAACCAGCAGCAGGAGCAGCCGGGGACGGCCGCAGCGGTCACAGCGAG GCGCAGGAAGGACAAGTCGCACGAGAGGAAGCCCAGCTCGTCGAGCTCCAGCGGCAAGAGCGTCGCGAGCATACCGGTGTCGGTGCCCACCGCGGAGAAACAGCCGGGCGTGAAATTGCGGGAGAGCGCGGTCCAAAGAAGAGAAAGACGAAAGGGCAGCAACCGAGACGATCCGCCGCATTCGAGCTCGGGGAACTGGAGTGCGTCCTCCGAGAGCGGAAGGGCCAGCATCGGCAGCGAGACGACCACCACCACCCATCAACCGAG GTCGACGACAACAGCATCGATCGGAACATCCTCCACTTCCCTGAACCACGTCCGGCGATTCAAGGGACGGGATACATCAGCCTCGTCCTCGGTCACATCGGAAGGTACGCTGACACCCGATATTATACAGGATATCGCGGTGGTGCCTTTCTCCGACGACGGCGAGACCTCGTCCGTGTACTCTTGCGACACGGAAGGGTATTACACGTCGTTCCACGTGGATTCCGGCCTAAAAACCCTGCGAGAAGAGGAGCCGGTTCTGCAGACTTCGTCGATGAAGACGAACGACGTCAGTTCCGATCTCACTTCGCCGACCGTTGAAAACGAATACGAGCTGTTCGGAAGGGGTTCGACCTCGACGACGACGAGCTCCGCGGGAACAGTTTGCACGGCGTTATTGGCGCCACCACCGCCGGAAAGGAAGTCTAGCCTCACGGTTGTCGCCATG GTGCACGGGCAAAATCAAAACGGCGGCGAGTCACCGGACAGCGGGCACAACACTTCGTCGTCGCCGGTGGAGTCCGCCTCGAGTCCAGCGTGCACGGGAAGGTCCTGTTCCGAGTTCGAGTACTCCGAGTCCAGCGACCTGGAGGGCTGCGAGAGGATCGAGAGAATTCGCTCGAAGACGGCGATCAACGCCAGTCGTATACCGTCCATGTGCGTTATCACGCCACCCGGTTCCGACGACGAGCTCGCGCGAGAGTCGGAACAGACCGGCAAGTCCACCGAGAATAGGAAGCAAGACATCCAAGCCGGAGGATCGGTCCTCATGTCCGCCACCGTTGGGACCTCCAAGATGGAGGTGATCAACGGTCAGGATAAGAACATGTACGCGACCGTGCAGGTGTTGCCTTCGCCGGTGAACGACAGACCCACCGTCGGACAGGCCTCCGTCAAGATCAATCCGCTGAGCGGTGTCTTGGGCAAGCTTCGCGGCGTCCTTCCAGGCAGGAAGCACGTGCCGAAGAACTCGGTACAGGATCAAGGGAACGCAGACTCCGGCGACTATGTCACTATAGCCGACGTGAGGAACAATAACGACAAACGGCAAGAGCCGGGGACGAATTCGAGCACGGCTCCCGCCTGGTCACCGGTGTTGTACGCCAATTCTGACATCTTCAAGAAGGACGCCGAGTACGTTAGTTTAAACGAGTTACCAAAAAAGCCGACCTCCTCCTTGGAAAGAAAGAGACAGGGTGCCAGGGTCACGTTAGACTCCGAGGGCAAGGTTGTTTACACCTCCGACAGCCTGAAGAGAAGGAAAGGAGCGCATTCCACCTTCAATCCAG GTCCGTTCGTGAGGGAAGGAGTATCTCCGAGCCCGTCGCCGTTGTTGCACCGTGCAACCCCGAACGTCCGAGCAGTGACGAAGACCAACGACGCGGTGGATGGACCGACGAAATTGACGCCACCCACGTCGCCGCAGCTGGGTAAGCTGATCATCAGAGCGGCGAGAAGCCCGGAACGCGCGAGCAGTCCGGACTACGTTCGAACACCGTCGACCGTGGTGGGACCCACGAGTCCAACGACAGCCCATCGACAAGTTCGCGGCGCTTACGTGAACATGCAGGAGGACGAAG ATAACACGTTGCTGGCTATCGATTCGGTGCCCCCTCACGGGATAATTCAGCCGCCGTCGTACGACTCGCCCCCGAAGCCAAAAGACTGCAAGAAAGAGCACAAGATCCAAGATGCCTTGAAGAACGCGCAAACCGCGCCGGGGCAACTGACGCAGTGCGagaagcagcagcaacagcaacagcagcagcagcagcaaaaCCATGGGCCGCAAGGATACCACCAGGAGCAGATGGTGTACGACCCCCAGCAGAATgcgtacaacaacaacaaggcgGCGAACTGGGAGTACCAGCGCGCTTGCAAGCAGCGGCAAATCGTCAGCATGCACAACGCGAGGAATCAGCAATACTGCGCGTCGGGGAGGCACGCCGCCAGTCATCAGTTTTACACGCTGCCGTCTAGAAGACCGCGGAGGGATGTCGAGCCGCCGCGCAGCGTCACGCCGGATATCACCAGGGGCCTCGGTCATGGTTCCTTGAGCGCTATGCACATGTACGCGATGCACGGCCAGTTCGAGTCCCAAGTGGATCTACACGGGAAACATTTGGAACACTTCGACGCGAATACCAGGGCGATGGCAAACCGACAGCAACCGGCGATCGTGGACGTCAGAAACAG ATTCGCCACACCGCTAGGACTGACCGCGCTCGGGTATCGATTCTTCGGGTCCTCGCCTGTTCGTGATCCCGTTACGAAAACTTCCAGTGCCGATGCTTTGCAACACAATCCAATTTCCCCAACCAGGCAGAGTCACGAGAACAGTTTCGCGACGTCCACGCCAATCGGACGTACTATGCCGACGATCGCCGATCGCATGGCGCTGATCGGCAGCACAAATTGCCCGTCGCCGACGCCGAATTCCGGCAGAAGCACGCCGACCAACCTGGTCCTGTCGCCGACGAAGAGCACGATGTCGAACGAAGAATTGTTCGCCGCTATACACAAGTCGAAGAAGAGGTTGAACATCAAGGACGACGGCGACAGCCCTACCCCGTACGGGTCGACGAAGTCGATAGCGAAACTACCACCGGGGAACAGGCACAGTTGGAGCTCCGACATACAGAAATCACCAGTG ATTCTTCAGAACGTTCAGTCGTCGTCGCCAGGAACATCCAGACTGGACTTCAAACGTTTGTTGCTTCAACAGAGTGTCAAGAGCGGTCCCACGAGGCTGTCGGCGGCGGAGCAGTTGAAACTGTCGCGGCAGCAGCAGTCGCAGCAACAGCAGTCGTCGCCGACGACTCCGCACACGACTCCTTTGGCCAAAGTTTTGAGTCCCCGGTCGGTGTGGAGGTTCCAGACGCCGCGAACGGATGTACTGTCGTCCACGATAATAGAGGACACGGCGGCCGAGGAGAAAGCTATGAAACCGTCCCCCGAAAACACTTCCCCGATATCAAGACTGAACGCGAGGAGGCAGATCGACCTCTGCAGCGACCTCCTCGGCCATTTGAGCAGCTCGAATCCGAGAAGCAGCGTCGCCGATCATTCGGACGACGTACTGCCACTGGACGGTGTAGGACGCTTCGATGCGACGACCATGAAGGAGATCGAGACGTACGGTCGAAGACAGGAGCCGGCTACGCGCGATGGCGCATTGTCCGCCGGCGACAATTGTCCAACCGTTCATCCGCAAACCGGTACCGATCGAAACGCGTCGCCGGTCCAATGCGTCTCGGATGCGTATTCCGAGCACAGTGCTGTCAATCCAGCAATTCAGTATTCGTACAACGGTACACAGCTGACGCCGTCGTGTCAGAAAGCAATAAACGCGTTCGAGTCGAGGAGGATCAGCAACCAATTAGCCAGGGCACAGTTCTTAGCTGGCACACCGTCGACCGGCAACCACGGCGGCCAGAATACTACCTACGTCAGGCAGATATTTCGGGCCAGATCGGAGTCGCCGCAAAACATCGTGCCGCAAAATGTCCCTCGTAGTCCCAGTGCTCCCACGTTGGAGACGGCTTTGTGA
- the gukh gene encoding NHS actin remodeling regulator GUK-holder isoform X4 produces the protein MCRSPRGRIMPFVLRKVEPRYLCRGHVPTGSVPQGWPVGAELEAVSNGALTVSLKQLASLLTTAENIFADLTAELTAVADRSSRLRQRIDKVEERLALVDPKKIPVPESDICTFSARTEHFHVNNKPSSSLFTSNTRPKALTELYEAAAIVAVRGLDSLRRDGSSVDMFLCTPVLGKRRRDQSLDIESRIPAVIEDLRRWTSTEALGDVTVPPDCMSRILGDTTDDDAVDHKLPSPEEQVQAVALKFPAEIVAVDVSGKGFERMSMRRRSLLSGPENQETAVKRRSRLRRPRGKRRNTIAGTDQKEIRQAIGGETIDEDADGTISNIASRTQRSASTDILGSSKKDSSTEKKSHFNTLKAWGMSRLKLISPKSNNQQQEQPGTAAAVTARSETDRNRSRSTEDRNIYEMVTSRRRKDKSHERKPSSSSSSGKSVASIPVSVPTAEKQPGVKLRESAVQRRERRKGSNRDDPPHSSSGNWSASSESGRASIGSETTTTTHQPRSTTTASIGTSSTSLNHVRRFKGRDTSASSSVTSEGTLTPDIIQDIAVVPFSDDGETSSVYSCDTEGYYTSFHVDSGLKTLREEEPVLQTSSMKTNDVSSDLTSPTVENEYELFGRGSTSTTTSSAGTVCTALLAPPPPERKSSLTVVAMVHGQNQNGGESPDSGHNTSSSPVESASSPACTGRSCSEFEYSESSDLEGCERIERIRSKTAINASRIPSMCVITPPGSDDELARESEQTGKSTENRKQDIQAGGSVLMSATVGTSKMEVINGQDKNMYATVQVLPSPVNDRPTVGQASVKINPLSGVLGKLRGVLPGRKHVPKNSVQDQGNADSGDYVTIADVRNNNDKRQEPGTNSSTAPAWSPVLYANSDIFKKDAEYVSLNELPKKPTSSLERKRQGARVTLDSEGKVVYTSDSLKRRKGAHSTFNPGPFVREGVSPSPSPLLHRATPNVRAVTKTNDAVDGPTKLTPPTSPQLGKLIIRAARSPERASSPDYVRTPSTVVGPTSPTTAHRQVRGAYVNMQEDEDNTLLAIDSVPPHGIIQPPSYDSPPKPKDCKKEHKIQDALKNAQTAPGQLTQCEKQQQQQQQQQQQNHGPQGYHQEQMVYDPQQNAYNNNKAANWEYQRACKQRQIVSMHNARNQQYCASGRHAASHQFYTLPSRRPRRDVEPPRSVTPDITRGLGHGSLSAMHMYAMHGQFESQVDLHGKHLEHFDANTRAMANRQQPAIVDVRNRQSHENSFATSTPIGRTMPTIADRMALIGSTNCPSPTPNSGRSTPTNLVLSPTKSTMSNEELFAAIHKSKKRLNIKDDGDSPTPYGSTKSIAKLPPGNRHSWSSDIQKSPVILQNVQSSSPGTSRLDFKRLLLQQSVKSGPTRLSAAEQLKLSRQQQSQQQQSSPTTPHTTPLAKVLSPRSVWRFQTPRTDVLSSTIIEDTAAEEKAMKPSPENTSPISRLNARRQIDLCSDLLGHLSSSNPRSSVADHSDDVLPLDGVGRFDATTMKEIETYGRRQEPATRDGALSAGDNCPTVHPQTGTDRNASPVQCVSDAYSEHSAVNPAIQYSYNGTQLTPSCQKAINAFESRRISNQLARAQFLAGTPSTGNHGGQNTTYVRQIFRARSESPQNIVPQNVPRSPSAPTLETAL, from the exons AGAACCGAGCATTTCCATGTGAACAACAAGCCATCGTCGTCGCTGTTCACGTCGAACACAAGACCGAAGGCGCTAACAGAGCTGTACGAAGCGGCTGCTATCGTCGCTGTCAGAGGTCTGGATAGTCTGAGAAGGGATGGCAGTTCCGTGGATATGTTCCTGTGCACGCCCGTCCTTGGCAAGAGGCGGCGGGACCAAAGTCTCGACATCGAATCCAGAATC CCGGCCGTTATCGAAGATCTACGCAGATGGACGTCCACGGAGGCGCTCGGGGACGTTACTGTACCACCGGATTGCATGTCCAGGATCCTGGGAGACACGACCGACGACGATGCCGTCGATCACAAACTACCCAGCCCGGAAGAACAGGTTCAAGCCGTCGCTCTCAA GTTCCCAGCTGAGATCGTGGCGGTGGACGTCAGTGGAAAAGGATTCGAAAGAATGTCGATGAGAAGAAGATCTTTGCTATCCGGTCCAGAGAATCAGGAAACAGCTGTGAAAAGACGATCGCGCCTTCGTAGACCCAGAGGGAAGAGACGAAATACGATCGCTGGTACCGATCAGAAGGAAATACGACAGGCAATCGGAGG AGAGACGATCGACGAGGACGCGGACGGAACGATATCGAACATAGCGTCGCGGACGCAGCGATCGGCGAGCACGGACATATTGGGCTCGTCGAAGAAGGATTCGTCGACGGAGAAGAAGTCCCATTTCAACACCTTGAAAGCGTGGGGCATGTCCCGGCTGAAGCTGATCAGCCCGAAATCGAACAACCAGCAGCAGGAGCAGCCGGGGACGGCCGCAGCGGTCACAGCGAGGTCAGAGACGGATCGAAATCGATCGAGATCGACGGAGGATAGAAATATTTACGAAATGGTAACAAGCAGGCGCAGGAAGGACAAGTCGCACGAGAGGAAGCCCAGCTCGTCGAGCTCCAGCGGCAAGAGCGTCGCGAGCATACCGGTGTCGGTGCCCACCGCGGAGAAACAGCCGGGCGTGAAATTGCGGGAGAGCGCGGTCCAAAGAAGAGAAAGACGAAAGGGCAGCAACCGAGACGATCCGCCGCATTCGAGCTCGGGGAACTGGAGTGCGTCCTCCGAGAGCGGAAGGGCCAGCATCGGCAGCGAGACGACCACCACCACCCATCAACCGAG GTCGACGACAACAGCATCGATCGGAACATCCTCCACTTCCCTGAACCACGTCCGGCGATTCAAGGGACGGGATACATCAGCCTCGTCCTCGGTCACATCGGAAGGTACGCTGACACCCGATATTATACAGGATATCGCGGTGGTGCCTTTCTCCGACGACGGCGAGACCTCGTCCGTGTACTCTTGCGACACGGAAGGGTATTACACGTCGTTCCACGTGGATTCCGGCCTAAAAACCCTGCGAGAAGAGGAGCCGGTTCTGCAGACTTCGTCGATGAAGACGAACGACGTCAGTTCCGATCTCACTTCGCCGACCGTTGAAAACGAATACGAGCTGTTCGGAAGGGGTTCGACCTCGACGACGACGAGCTCCGCGGGAACAGTTTGCACGGCGTTATTGGCGCCACCACCGCCGGAAAGGAAGTCTAGCCTCACGGTTGTCGCCATG GTGCACGGGCAAAATCAAAACGGCGGCGAGTCACCGGACAGCGGGCACAACACTTCGTCGTCGCCGGTGGAGTCCGCCTCGAGTCCAGCGTGCACGGGAAGGTCCTGTTCCGAGTTCGAGTACTCCGAGTCCAGCGACCTGGAGGGCTGCGAGAGGATCGAGAGAATTCGCTCGAAGACGGCGATCAACGCCAGTCGTATACCGTCCATGTGCGTTATCACGCCACCCGGTTCCGACGACGAGCTCGCGCGAGAGTCGGAACAGACCGGCAAGTCCACCGAGAATAGGAAGCAAGACATCCAAGCCGGAGGATCGGTCCTCATGTCCGCCACCGTTGGGACCTCCAAGATGGAGGTGATCAACGGTCAGGATAAGAACATGTACGCGACCGTGCAGGTGTTGCCTTCGCCGGTGAACGACAGACCCACCGTCGGACAGGCCTCCGTCAAGATCAATCCGCTGAGCGGTGTCTTGGGCAAGCTTCGCGGCGTCCTTCCAGGCAGGAAGCACGTGCCGAAGAACTCGGTACAGGATCAAGGGAACGCAGACTCCGGCGACTATGTCACTATAGCCGACGTGAGGAACAATAACGACAAACGGCAAGAGCCGGGGACGAATTCGAGCACGGCTCCCGCCTGGTCACCGGTGTTGTACGCCAATTCTGACATCTTCAAGAAGGACGCCGAGTACGTTAGTTTAAACGAGTTACCAAAAAAGCCGACCTCCTCCTTGGAAAGAAAGAGACAGGGTGCCAGGGTCACGTTAGACTCCGAGGGCAAGGTTGTTTACACCTCCGACAGCCTGAAGAGAAGGAAAGGAGCGCATTCCACCTTCAATCCAG GTCCGTTCGTGAGGGAAGGAGTATCTCCGAGCCCGTCGCCGTTGTTGCACCGTGCAACCCCGAACGTCCGAGCAGTGACGAAGACCAACGACGCGGTGGATGGACCGACGAAATTGACGCCACCCACGTCGCCGCAGCTGGGTAAGCTGATCATCAGAGCGGCGAGAAGCCCGGAACGCGCGAGCAGTCCGGACTACGTTCGAACACCGTCGACCGTGGTGGGACCCACGAGTCCAACGACAGCCCATCGACAAGTTCGCGGCGCTTACGTGAACATGCAGGAGGACGAAG ATAACACGTTGCTGGCTATCGATTCGGTGCCCCCTCACGGGATAATTCAGCCGCCGTCGTACGACTCGCCCCCGAAGCCAAAAGACTGCAAGAAAGAGCACAAGATCCAAGATGCCTTGAAGAACGCGCAAACCGCGCCGGGGCAACTGACGCAGTGCGagaagcagcagcaacagcaacagcagcagcagcagcaaaaCCATGGGCCGCAAGGATACCACCAGGAGCAGATGGTGTACGACCCCCAGCAGAATgcgtacaacaacaacaaggcgGCGAACTGGGAGTACCAGCGCGCTTGCAAGCAGCGGCAAATCGTCAGCATGCACAACGCGAGGAATCAGCAATACTGCGCGTCGGGGAGGCACGCCGCCAGTCATCAGTTTTACACGCTGCCGTCTAGAAGACCGCGGAGGGATGTCGAGCCGCCGCGCAGCGTCACGCCGGATATCACCAGGGGCCTCGGTCATGGTTCCTTGAGCGCTATGCACATGTACGCGATGCACGGCCAGTTCGAGTCCCAAGTGGATCTACACGGGAAACATTTGGAACACTTCGACGCGAATACCAGGGCGATGGCAAACCGACAGCAACCGGCGATCGTGGACGTCAGAAACAG GCAGAGTCACGAGAACAGTTTCGCGACGTCCACGCCAATCGGACGTACTATGCCGACGATCGCCGATCGCATGGCGCTGATCGGCAGCACAAATTGCCCGTCGCCGACGCCGAATTCCGGCAGAAGCACGCCGACCAACCTGGTCCTGTCGCCGACGAAGAGCACGATGTCGAACGAAGAATTGTTCGCCGCTATACACAAGTCGAAGAAGAGGTTGAACATCAAGGACGACGGCGACAGCCCTACCCCGTACGGGTCGACGAAGTCGATAGCGAAACTACCACCGGGGAACAGGCACAGTTGGAGCTCCGACATACAGAAATCACCAGTG ATTCTTCAGAACGTTCAGTCGTCGTCGCCAGGAACATCCAGACTGGACTTCAAACGTTTGTTGCTTCAACAGAGTGTCAAGAGCGGTCCCACGAGGCTGTCGGCGGCGGAGCAGTTGAAACTGTCGCGGCAGCAGCAGTCGCAGCAACAGCAGTCGTCGCCGACGACTCCGCACACGACTCCTTTGGCCAAAGTTTTGAGTCCCCGGTCGGTGTGGAGGTTCCAGACGCCGCGAACGGATGTACTGTCGTCCACGATAATAGAGGACACGGCGGCCGAGGAGAAAGCTATGAAACCGTCCCCCGAAAACACTTCCCCGATATCAAGACTGAACGCGAGGAGGCAGATCGACCTCTGCAGCGACCTCCTCGGCCATTTGAGCAGCTCGAATCCGAGAAGCAGCGTCGCCGATCATTCGGACGACGTACTGCCACTGGACGGTGTAGGACGCTTCGATGCGACGACCATGAAGGAGATCGAGACGTACGGTCGAAGACAGGAGCCGGCTACGCGCGATGGCGCATTGTCCGCCGGCGACAATTGTCCAACCGTTCATCCGCAAACCGGTACCGATCGAAACGCGTCGCCGGTCCAATGCGTCTCGGATGCGTATTCCGAGCACAGTGCTGTCAATCCAGCAATTCAGTATTCGTACAACGGTACACAGCTGACGCCGTCGTGTCAGAAAGCAATAAACGCGTTCGAGTCGAGGAGGATCAGCAACCAATTAGCCAGGGCACAGTTCTTAGCTGGCACACCGTCGACCGGCAACCACGGCGGCCAGAATACTACCTACGTCAGGCAGATATTTCGGGCCAGATCGGAGTCGCCGCAAAACATCGTGCCGCAAAATGTCCCTCGTAGTCCCAGTGCTCCCACGTTGGAGACGGCTTTGTGA